The proteins below come from a single Papaver somniferum cultivar HN1 chromosome 11, ASM357369v1, whole genome shotgun sequence genomic window:
- the LOC113324289 gene encoding pheromone-processing carboxypeptidase KEX1-like yields MRRKELDEELTEVLDSQERLLSFIEDKRLKVNEVGLMSLTEREANDFRNYTLHEIFKCGKEIRLETEEEIEEEEEDEDDGEEHKEDDEIEKEEDDKVEEEHKEDDDDGDDNDKEEHNEDGNMHDHNDDDGGDDNDKEGSKGGDMHDHDNDKEGSKGGDDEHGTESERNEVPSETPEKQSTPSPKTNEANEEEDGKDGTSQGVESETGNKPSTLLPKEVEIPEGQEEHMNLNDQDTSQTDEIDKVAGCEAANKQSTSMPKTSVINEDKQDQVNLDDQNVMDGTRTAEIDEATIIAAEAILQFIKQNPSEFFSSQEVEEEKTTPVRTRAGRMKEAEMLKTQAAGKLSKTQQKRNAKRKLDPEFTAEDKTKRVVIKADPKGKGIKEGQEPGYPSPIKRKGYVYRPHNPLPDVHLSPLYHAIQP; encoded by the exons ATGCGAAGAAAGGAGTTGGATGAGGAGCTTACTGAAGTTCTGGATAGTCAAGAAAGGCTTCTTAGTTTCATTGAAGATAAAAGACTAAAAGTTAATGAAGTTGGTCTAATGAGCTTGACAGAAAGAGAAGCTAATGATTTCCGTAATTACACTTTGCATGAAATCTTTAAATGTGGAAAGGAAATACGGCTTGAAACTGAGGAGgagattgaggaggaggaggaggatgaggatgatGGGGAGGAGCACAAGGAAGATGATGAGATTGAGAAGGAAGAGGATGACAAGGTTGAGGAGGAGcacaaggaagatgatgatgatggtgatgacaatgacaaggaggAGCACAATGAAGATGGTAATATGCATgatcataatgatgatgatggtggtgatgacaatgacaaggaggGTAGTAAGGGTGGTGATATGCATGATCATGACAATGACAAAGAGGGTAGCAAAGGTGGTGATGACGAGCATGGAACTGAATCTGAAAGGAATGAAGTTCCGTCTGAAACTCCTGAAAAGCAAAG TACTCcttcaccaaagaccaatgaggcaaatgaagaagaggatggcaAGGATGGAACAAGCCAAGGAGTTGAGTCTGAAACTGGTAACAAGCCAAG CACTCTTCTGCCAAAGGAAGTTGAAATCCCTGAAGGTCAAGAAGAGCATATGAACCTTAATGACCAGGATACTTCTCAAACTGATGAAATTGACAAAGTAGCTGGGTGTGAAGCTGCTAACAAGCAAAG TACTTCTATGCCAAAGACAAGTGTAATCAATGAAGATAAACAAGACCAAGTGAACCTTGATGACCAGAATGTGATGGATGGCACTCGAACAGCTGAAATTGATGAAGCTACTATAATTGCAGCTGAAGCCATAT TGCAGTTCATTAAACAAAATCCTAGTGAATTTTTTAGCAGCCAAGAGGTAGAAGAAGAGAAGACGACTCCAGTGAGGACAAGAGCAGGGAGGATGAAAGAAGCAGAGATGTTGAAGACACAAGCCGCTGGAAAGTTGTCCAAGACACAACAAAAGAGAAATGCAAAAAGAAAGCTAGATCCTGAATTCACTGCCGAGGATAAAACAAAACGAGTTGTGATAAAAGCAGATCCAAAAGGCAAGGGGATCAAAGAGGGACAAGAACCAGGCTATCCTTCCCCAATAAAGAGAAAGGGATATGTATATCGTCCTCACAATCCATTGCCAGATGTTCATCTATCACCACTATACCATGCTATACAACCATGA